The genomic segment CTATCCAGCGTGGCCGCGCTGCCCGGCCTCTACCCGACCGCCGAGAGCCGGCAGGCCCGGGCCGAGCTGATGGAGAACCCGTCCGCCAAGATCTTCACCGGTCCCGGCCACGGGCTGGACGACTACACCCTCGGCGCGATGACCGCCAATGAGATGTTCGCCTTCACCGCGCTGGCGGTGGCCCTGATGAACGTGCTGCTGGTCGTCCGGCACACCCGGGCCGAGGAGGAGACCGGCCGGGCCGAGTTGATCCGCGCCGCCGTGGTCGGCCGGCAGGCCGGCACCGCCGCCACGCTGATCGTGGCGGCCGGCGTCAACCTGGTCCTCGGCGGGCTGCTGGCGGTCGGGCTGCCGGCCTCGTTGGGCGAGCTGTCGATGACCGGGTCGCTGCTCTTCGGTGCCGGGATGGCCGGCGTGGGGCTGGTCTTCGCCGCGGTGGCGGCCGTCGCCGCGCAGCTCACCGCGTACGGGCGGGGCGCGGTCGGGCTGGCCACCGCCGCGCTCGGCGGGCTGTACGGGTTGCGGGTGGTCGGCGACATCGGCGACGGGACGCTGTCCTGGCTGTCGCCGTTCGGCTGGGCGCAGGCCACCCGGATGTACGTCGACGACCGGTGGTGGCCGCTGCTGCCCGCGGTCGCCCTGACCGCCGCGCTGACCGTGCTGGCCTTCGCCCTCAACGCCCGGCGGGACGTCGGCGCCGCCCTGCTCGCCCCCCGGCCCGGGCGGGCCGCCGCCGCGCCGACCCTGGCCGGGCCGCTCGGCCTGGCCTGGCGGCTGCAGCGGGCGACCGTGCTCGCCTGGGCGATCGGGGTGTTCCTCCTCGGGGTGGTCTACGGCACGCTGATCGGCGAGATCGAATCGTTCGTCGCGGACAACGCCGCGGTCCGGGACTTCCTCCCGGAGACCGCGACCGGCGACGCGGTGGACGCCTTCTTCGCCATGGTGCTGACCCTGGTCGCGCTGCTGGTCGCCGGGTTCGCGATCCAGTCGGCGCTGCGGCTGCGGACCGAGGAGAACGCGGGCCGGGTCGAGCCGGTGCTGGCGGCCGCGGTCCCGCGCTGGCACTGGTTCGCCAGCCACCTGACGATCGCCGCGCTCGGCGGCACCGCGCTGCTCGTGCTGGCCGGCCTCGGCCTCGGCGCCAGCGGGGCGGTCAGCGGCGGCGACGCGGAGCTGCTGCCCCGGCTCTTCGCCGCCGCGGTGGTGCACGCCCCGGCCCTCTGGTTGATGGTGGGGCTGGTCGCGGCCGGGTTCGGACTCGCCCCGCGGCTGGCTCCGGTGATCTGGGCGGTGCTGGCCTACGCGGTCACCGTCGGCATGCTCGGCGGCCTGCTGAACCTTCCCGGCTGGGCGTACGACCTGTCCCCGCTCGGTCACACGCCGCGGCTGCCGGCCGAGGACTTCGCCGCCGGGCCGCTGCTCGCGCTCGCTGGCCTGGCGGCCGCGCTGGTCGCCGTCGGTCTGGTCGCCTTCCGCCGCCGCGACGCGGGCGCGGCCTGACCGCGACCGGCCGCCGACGGTACGGCCCGGCACCGGCCGGGTCGTACCGTCCGGGCCGGTCTCAGCCCACGCCGAGCAGGCTGCGGTACTCGGGGTGCCGCTCGATGAACGCCGCGATGAACGCGCACTCGACGACCACCCGGTCGCCGCGTTCACCCAGCTGGTCGAGGACGCCCCGGGCCAGCGTGCTGCCGACGCCGAGGTCGGTGAAGTCCGGGTCGACCTCGAGATGGACCAGCGCCACCGCC from the Solwaraspora sp. WMMD1047 genome contains:
- a CDS encoding ABC transporter permease; its protein translation is MTGSLAGTGPLIRFILRRDRIRIPVWVGAITMFCLSSVAALPGLYPTAESRQARAELMENPSAKIFTGPGHGLDDYTLGAMTANEMFAFTALAVALMNVLLVVRHTRAEEETGRAELIRAAVVGRQAGTAATLIVAAGVNLVLGGLLAVGLPASLGELSMTGSLLFGAGMAGVGLVFAAVAAVAAQLTAYGRGAVGLATAALGGLYGLRVVGDIGDGTLSWLSPFGWAQATRMYVDDRWWPLLPAVALTAALTVLAFALNARRDVGAALLAPRPGRAAAAPTLAGPLGLAWRLQRATVLAWAIGVFLLGVVYGTLIGEIESFVADNAAVRDFLPETATGDAVDAFFAMVLTLVALLVAGFAIQSALRLRTEENAGRVEPVLAAAVPRWHWFASHLTIAALGGTALLVLAGLGLGASGAVSGGDAELLPRLFAAAVVHAPALWLMVGLVAAGFGLAPRLAPVIWAVLAYAVTVGMLGGLLNLPGWAYDLSPLGHTPRLPAEDFAAGPLLALAGLAAALVAVGLVAFRRRDAGAA
- a CDS encoding GNAT family N-acetyltransferase gives rise to the protein MSVLVEDNPAARRFEILVDNSLAGFAAYEVRPAAVALVHLEVDPDFTDLGVGSTLARGVLDQLGERGDRVVVECAFIAAFIERHPEYRSLLGVG